The Ailuropoda melanoleuca isolate Jingjing chromosome 4, ASM200744v2, whole genome shotgun sequence region cccaacgtggggcttgaacttacgaccccaagatcaagagcctcaTGCTCTTCCGAGCCAGCCAGTCAGCCCATTTTAAACGGGGTGGCCAGAGGAGGCCTCACTCAGGCGATACCTTGCTATCTGAGCAAAGACCGGAAGGAGATGAGGGAGAAGCAATCCAACTCCCTGGGGCAAGAGCATCCCAGGCCGAGGGAACGGCAGGTGAGAAGGCCTGGGGCAAGGGCAGGCCTGGTGTGCTCCAAGATGGGCGAGGAGCCAGAAGTGCGGAGCAGAGCGGAGCGAagtggggcaggggttgggggttAGGAGGTGAGGCCTGAGAGGTGACAGGTGCAGGCTGTGACAGGCCATGCAGCCCTGGGGAGACTTGTACTGCTGAGCAGAAGACCAAGAGTGGCCTGCAATAGGCATGCGCAGTTAGAGGGCCGAGAGGCAGTCTGGCAGCTGAGCTGAATCCAGGTGAAGACAGCTCAGAGAGTGTACTGGAAGCCAGGAGGTGGCAGTGTTTCCCCAGCAGGGGTAATGCTGCCCCTGCCATCACTCCAGATGACCCTAACTCCTGCTTCTGCGGGGGAAGGTGCTGCCTGAGGAGACTATGAGGACTCGGGAGTGCAGTCCCCGTCCCAGCCCCATccctgactgtgtgaccttggccacatgGCCCAACCTCTCTGTGGTTCAATGGGGGGAAAAGCACGGGTCTCTAGTACTACTGGAAGTTTCAATACCTCAATTCAAACACTCAGAGCAGAACGTGGCTATCTAGTGAACTTGCTAAGTCCAGATCCTTCTGCTGGCCTCACAGGGGGTGTCGCTGGGGCTAAGGGTAGAAGGCCCCAAGATCAACACTTCTAGTAAGCCAGTATCTAGCTCAAATTTAATACTGTCTTTCTGTCTTAACTGCAAGTATTTAAGGTTACCTTCCCTTTACTGCAAGCGTCTTTTCAATTAAAAGTCATATACAACTTTCTCCtaaaagcaacttttaaaagtCGACAttaatttaaggaataaaaacgTAAGTCGGGTTGTATGTCAACCTCATCTCAGTAAAGGTGGGGGAAATAAGCAAGTCAGTAACAAAGAGCCGGGTTGGTGTTTCTCAGTAGCGAAGAGGCCTGAGGTAAAATCGCTAGAGAATTTTCAGTTGTCCTTCTGGTAACTTGCTCAGGCAGCCCTCCGGGAGTCAGGAAGGTTCCAAACACAAACCAAACTCCCATTTCACCTCATCATTATTGGTGAGAGTGAGCTGAAGACACCGAACTCCACAGgattggcgggggggggggggggggggggggggggggggggcggggaggctcGTCTTCTAATGCTCTACACCCTCAGGACCTCAACAGAATTCTGGATATTCCATGACTGCCTCCAAAGTGGGAACAGCTGTTTCAGGAGGGGCTGGTTCAGAGCACAGACCTGCACTGGTCGCTTCTGAGTTCTGCTACTTACCAGGTAAGTCccttaacatctctgtgcctcagtgtcctcatctgtaaaacggcaACACTAACAGCACTACCACCCCCCGTACTGCAGCAGTCAGTGAATCGATACCCTAATACGCTGAAAAGCTCCTTCGCTGAGAGTAAGAACTGAGGACGCCACCCGCTCTCACCTATGGTCGCGCGGATGAGGGAGGAGGCGTCGCCGATGTTGTTGAGGCACTCCTGTTTGATGAAGTCGGCCACAGGGGGCGGAAAGCTCTGGTAATGTGCCTTCACGTTGTTCTTGAGGATGAGACCACTGAGGGAACGAGTTGGCTCATCTGGGGGCGGAGGGCGGAGGGTCAGGGGAGCACGGGGGAGAAAGCGGGGTCCCGCCTGAGTGGAGGGGCACTGGGAGCATACCTTCCGACTTGAGTCTGGTCAGAACAAAGATCAGGTAGTTGTTGAAGTCGGGAAACTGGTTCAGTTGTTTGAGTTTCTGCCAGGTTGTTAAGGGACTTGGGAGACAAGGGCCTTCCCCAGTGGGTCCCCTTACTGTCACACAGCTAGAAATCCCTCTGACCACCGGGAACAGGCGGACAGCTCCGGAgaccccacctgcccaccccatGCCAGAACACAGCACTGCAGGCATATCGAAGTCATCCAGGGGGTGGGAGAGCTCGCCTGAGCTTGCCAGCCACTCTCGGGAGACCTGGCCGGAGCCGGAGAAGGTTGACAGAGCCACTCTGTCTGACCAGGGCAGCTGTTACTCAGTCCTGCTCATGAACAGTCCATGTTgccagcttttttaaaaaagaagggaaccCATATTTTCAAGTAAAACTTGCTGATAGTTTAAATACCTTAAACTTTAACTTATTTTACGCATCAattgggaaaaagaaattttaaccaTAAACCTAAACAAAAACTTAGTGCCAGCCGAATGtgttccaccccccaccccgggccacATTTCCTCTGGAAATGGGACCCAAGAATTCTAATCCCTAATTCTCTGTCAAAGCTAGCTCCTGCCATCAGAGAGTCTGGGAATTAGGGAGTCAGCCCCTTCCTCTGGCCTTCAGGGGCTGCAGAGGTCCGCCCTGATCCCCCTAGGcccggaaggaaggaaggaaggatacgTCCTGTACGATGCGCTGCGTGGCTGTGTTGGGTGACTGCGAGTCTTTGAGCAGCTGCAGGACCTGCTGCAGGCCCTGCTCATCTGGCTGCCAGTCCATGGCGCAAGGTGAGCTGCGGGGGTAGGGGCCAGGGTCAGCGCTGGGTCCTAGGAGCCCTGTGTGAGACCCGGGCTGagcccccgtgcaggtggctgcAGCAGCAGCACGACAGGAGCGCCCTCAGCAGACAGGCGGAGGCCGCCGATCCACACCAGCCCAAGTGCGGGGTCCTCGCCAGCTGCGCCATCCACGTCCTCGCAGTCTCGGGCTCGGGAGCGCAGGTGAGGGGATATGGAAGCGGGCCGCGGGAGGCGGTGGCGGGGCCCAGCGGGGCCTCATcgggcccagcatggagccttcgtctcagggcggcCCATGCCGCCTGCCCCGGCTGCGGGAGTTAAGGCTTCCGCCAGTCTCACAGCAGCCAAGCAAGGCCCCAGCCACCTCTCCATCCAGGGGCCCTGCTCCATACCGCGATACCGCCCCAGCCCCCGTGGTCTCCCTGGTCCAGACACGGTCCCCAAAGAACCCTCTTCTTCCGAAATCCAGCCCTCAAGCTCCGCCAGatcccagcctcctcctctgcctcGGTCTGGTCCCTGAGCCTCCCAGATGCACGGTCCCAAGGTGCTCCATTCGTCCCGATCCCTGCCAGCTCCCTTAATCCGTCCCTCCAAACTGAGCCGGATGCCAGACGCTCCTCTTTTTGGCCTAGCCAGACCCCATCCAGAGATTGCCTTTAATCAGGTCCGAAGCAATCCCCGGACAGGTCCAAGTTGCCTCTCCGAATGAGAGCTAGCCAAGCCCGCCCACCCCGTGAAAGATGACCGCTGGACAGGTCCCTGTCGCTTTCCCCAATCAGGTCTGGCCAAGTCTCCCCCCTCCTTCTACCTCCTGCCCCAGTCAGCATTAACTCCTGCTGTCGGATCTCTGTTGTTTCCCCCAATCAAGTTCGGCCAAGCCCCCCATCACCTCGAGGAAACCCACTTCGTCCGATCTCTGCAGCTTCCCCCAGTTAGGCCAGGCCGAACACCTCCCGGGGCATTTCCCCCAACGGATCCTAGCGAAGCCTCGAAGTCAGACCCAGGAAAGCCCTCTAGAACGAAGTCTGACGCCCCTCCCCGTCAGGGTCCAAGAAGACCCCCAACTTTTCAATGACACCTCCCCCAACCAGATCTAACCAAAGCCCCGCCGAAATATCCCTCCCACACACCCGATCCTCGCGATGCTCCCCAATCAGGCCCTAAGCAGTCCCCAGGCGCTTCCCCCAGATCCCCTCCAGCCCGACCCCAGCCGCCCCACTGGCCCGATTCTCGAGGCACCGGGGTCTCTCCCGGCTCGGAGGCCCCACCCCCTAACCCCGGCTCGgtttccccctcccccgctccgGCCGGTTCTCGCAGCCTCGCGAATGGGGCCCAAACCAGGTTCTCGGCCTTTCCCGGTCAGGCGCGGCCCCGACGGTCGGGCCGCGCGCGGCGCAGACCCAGAGCCCCGCGGGGGTCAACGCAAGCCCGGGCCCAGCTGGTCGGGCTTCGGGTAAGGCCCACTTACCGGGCCCCGGGTGGCAGCAGCGGCGCCTTGCGCTGCGCCTTCTCCTGAGACTCGCGCGGAAGGAGGGAGCCAAAGagagggaatgaaaaaaaaacgcGGCCGTGGATGAACCGCGGCGGCTTCCGTACGCCGTTCAAATTGGCCCAGCCGAGCCAATCGGAAGACACAGCTGTAACACGTGGCCCGGCACCGGGGAGACCCAGGCCCCGCCGAGACCGGGTCACGTGACCGAAGTGGTGGCTGTTCGCCTGGCCTCTCTGGCCGTTCGGTCTTCCCAGCGTCTCGTTTTCTCAGCGGCTCTCATGCCGGCCTGACAGCGGCTCTTTGCTGGGAGCTTAGTTTGGTGGCGCGTGGGGACTTCCGGTATGTGGTGGACCCAGGAACCTCTCGGCCACAGCCAGCTGTGCCTTTCACCCCCTTGTCTACGAATAGAACCgggcctctccccctcccccccgcatcTAGAAGGTGCCTGAGAAGAGCACAGTAGGTGTCCTCAAGGAAAGATCGGAAGAGACCGAAAGGGACCGAACGTAGCGTGAATTTTAAACCCCAGAGACAAAGGAAGGAGTAAGCCAGACAAAGGGAATTCCTAAGATAGGCTGCGTTCTTGCAGAAGCCTCTGCcacattttgtgttattttacaGTATTGTTTGATACTTTTTACAAGGATATGAGAAAAACCCACAAGGATATAAAATTCTAAACGAAATGAATAAACGCTGAAGCGAAAGGCCTAATCTCCTTCTCTACTTGAAGCTGAATGAGGTGAAACAGCCCAGGAAATTTAGGCAAGGGCCGGGTCATGATGAAAGGCATCTCCGTAATCCTTGCGCCTTCTGAGGCCAGAGGACAAAGTAGGGCACCTCTTTTAAGAGTGgagcagcaggggcgcctgggtggcacagcggttaagcgtctgccttcggctcagggcgtgatcccggcgttctgggatcgagccccgcatcaggctcctctgctgggagcctgcttcttcctctcccactccccctgcttgtgttccctctctcgctggctgtctctgtctctgtcaaataaataaataaaatctttaaaaaaaaaaaaaaagtggagcaGCAGACGAGGGAGAAAATGGAGACCCtggagcctcggtttcccccCTCCTGGCCAGGCTGATAAACAGATGGGAACCTTCTGCCACTTGGGAGTCTTAGTTTCCCCACTAGTCAAATGGGTATAAGAATAGTTTGCTGGGTTAGAGACAGTCAAGCTAAGCATTACCAGGCCTGCTgcaaattgttctttaaaaactTGGCTTTTACCCAGAGGCTCAAGGCcgtcctttcactgtattcagcCACGCCCTAagccaatatttactgaatttaatCAACTAGGCTCTAATCCCCAAGGACAACCCAGCCCTGCCTTGAGGAACTTTTTGGCTCCAGGAGTGGCAGGTCAATTTTCGCTCCAGTGTGAAGAAAGGGGACAGATTTCTCACCCGACTTCCCGTTAGCAAAGTGAGTCCCCCTCCGTTCATTCATGAAAAACAGGTACCTAAGACCTTTCCTTCCAGCCAGCACTGGGGCCTTGCAGACTTAGGAAGGGTCGGCTGGCGCTTAACGCCACTCGGAGACTCCCTAAGGGAGCAATCGGGTCTTCCACCTTTGCCGGACCGAAACCGGCTGGAGAGACACGTGCAGAAAGCTGCCGCGTCCGCATGCGCAATAGCCTTCCCTCGCATACCCTGAGGCGCTAGAACTACAAATCCCGTCTCACCGCGCGCTCACGTCGCCGCGTTTACGGATTCTGGCTGTGACTCAAAACCCGGTGGTCTGGAGCCCGCCTGAGGTGGGCGTTGAGCAGAAGGAAAAGTGACATTAAGGGACTAGGACTGGAAGTTTCGGGAGGGGGTGCTAACAGTAGGAGTTTTCTGCTCAGGGTTGGGGGTTGCCCCAGATAAGGGTCAGACAGGAAGAGAGTTGGAGATGCGGGAGAGAATACTCACCCTCTCCTATTAATATGTCAAGTTTCCAGTGGTCCTGCGCAAAACTCGGGGGAGAGGAGAGTCAAGCAGAATAGTAACCCCTGCTGTCTTTGTGGTCCACGGTATTGGCCCTCGTGTGATCACGGAAGTCTTTTTACCCCCAGCGAATGGTTTTGAGTACTGAATCCAGGCTTTCCCcccatttcttttacttttctttccctttttttaagtaggtccatgcccaatgtgaggcttgaactcaccgACCTAAGATCAAGAGGCACACACCGACTGAGATAGCCAGACAGGTCATATCCCTATTTCTTAAGCATCTACTTTACTGCCTCTCAGGCAGTTTCCAGTGTAgttctcacaacagccctgtacACAGCAAACTTACTCCCAACTAGAAGTGCTCAGtgcaaaaaagaaattcaaggagCTGGTGCCCAACCGTGAATCTGAGATGGGAGACAAAGTCCTCTCCATTTACAACAGCCTCCCTGTCTGAGCATCTCTTCACAGGGCACCCGCGTTTAAAGTTCACCATTTCTCAAACACGTCCCCCAACCCAAGCCAATTGCTTCACCCAGAGTAACAGTGACAGCTGTTTTAAATAATGTCAGGGTTAACGTTGACTTCAATACTGCCCTTACTTTAGAACCTGACTGTGGAGATGCTTCCATAGTCtacccccttttttaaaaatttatttatttattcatttatgaatgAAGGACCgagaaagcacagaggaaaagggagagggagaagcagattccccgctgaacagagaggccgatgcgggactccatcccaggaccctgggatcatgacctgagctgaagacagacacttaaccgaacgagccactcaggcattcctacccattttatacatgaagaacTTGAAACACAGAAAGgctaagtgacttacccaagatcacacagctaacaGGCACCAGAATAGTTCAAAACCACAGCTGTATGACTCACCAAACCCTGAATTTGATTCTCCTCCCCCTTCAGACTTTCCCCAGGTCAGGACTGGTGAATGCGGTAAAGGGGGATGCTGGGACTCCATcagctcctcctgcctcctgacaCTCCAGAAAAGAGGCTGAGCTGCTGCAGGGGCGACCTACTTCTCccacttgtgtttctttttaaagatccagTGGCTGCTGGTGCCTTTGAGGAAGGAGGTAAGGGTGGCACATGGGCTGCCtatgtcccctcccccaacactaCATCCCCAAGGCTAAAGTTAACACCTGGGCCAGCTCACCATTCCCAAAGTAGGAGGGAGAGACCTTTGAGCCAGTGtggaaaataaatcagacaagCCTCAGTATGTTAGCCAGAAATGAGAGGGGCAGGTCTCCTGTTCCAAAGCCTGCTTGTGCTTTTCTCTTTGAGATGCCAGGCcagctttcagctcagggtcttTGTACCTCCTGTTTCTTTGGCCTTGAACACCTCCAAGGATCATCTTTACTGCTCTCAGAACTTAGGACAAATGTTATCTTCTCAGGGAGGCCATCCCTGACCAACTTAAAATTGCCATCTCTCCCACTGATCTTGATTCCCCTTtcatacccccccacacacacaatgtatAACCATCTGATGTGTTCTGTGTTCTAtttcatttcctgtttgtttcctcAACTAGAATGTTAGTTTCAGTCACTAGAACAAGGAGTTTTGCCTGTTTGGTTCTCAGTATTTGAAACGCCCACCCAATACCCCACAGGCTGGATCTAGTAGTCTGAGGCAAGGTGGGTACTACACTACCTcagcccccctccctctgccgaCGCAGTTCTGGGCACCAGCTGGCCGCCATGATCCTCCTGATGGAGGGGAATGGGAGCCTGAATCTGGGATAGGCAGGGGTGCCGGACTGCTCGGCATTCCTGCATGGGAAGGCCTAGAAGGTGGGCCCATGGCTGGGGGACCCAGAGGCTGCTCCAGGTCTAGCAGGTTTGAGAGGCAAGGGCCTCTTAGAACATTTGTGAGCTCAGTAGGGAACAGGCAGCCAGGCAGTTTCCAGGAAGGCCCAGAAGTACAAGGAGCACTAAAGAGGCACTAGGGAAGTGAGGCTTCCTTTAGGACGCCCTGTCCCCTGACATGTCAACAATCGTGTTCTGCGAGGTGGTGTTTGTGCTCCTTCTGATCATATAGACATAAGGGTGGGGTCAATCCAGCCTCACTGGAGGGGCTGCAAGTAGCTGGAAGGACAGAGCAGCCCCACCAGAATCCAGATCCCAGCCCTCCTCACCTCAACTGCCAACactccaccacctcccctcccccagtcatgGCCCAGCCTCATTTCCAGGTTCTGCCCCAGGAGCCAGAGGGGGCCTGTTAAGATAGATAACACATAACCTATTGCTCCTTAGCTCATTCTGCACCCCCCCCCGCAAGGTTTCCTTTCACCAAGAATGAAGCCCCAAATCCTGACCCCAGCACACAAGGCTGTGTGTATAATCCACACACCATCCTCACTCTTCAGGTCCAGTCATGTGGGCCACCTTGAAGCTCCCCACAAAGGCCACATGTTCTCCCACCTTTTTTACACtggctgttccctccacctgcttCCTCACCTCCCTCAGGACTCAGATCAGATGTCAAAGGAAATAGACACCCTCCCCCTAGCCTCTACCCTGTACTTCTTCCCCGTCACCTCCCAAAATGGCTTCccctttttgtctgtttccttccagcagggcagggagtgtACAttgtctgttctgttcactgtTACGGCCCCAAGGCCCAGAACAGcacaggcacagagcaggcactcaTCAAGTATCAGCTAAATGAACAAACTGACAGCCCGGGCCCAGCCAAGTGGGGCTGTGATGGGACACTGAACGTGAACTGGGGCTCTGTCAGAGGTAGGGTGAAATGGGTCCTGAGGAGAGTCCAGGCCAACAGGAGGGGATgcacccctctcctccccaccccccaaataacTCCCTCAACAAGCCAGACCCAGGACCAGGTGCAGGACcaggcagtggggggagggggcgcacAGGGTGGAGAACAAAGAAGGCAAACCAAGCACACAGCTCCAGCACTAAGTCAAGTTCTTTACTTCCCAGAAGTGATGGCTAAGAGGGGGTGGGGatagagggaggaagacagaaagagccagagagagcgaggaggtgggaggagaggggacagtAAACCACTGTTCTATAAGTCTCAGGAGACAAGTGCTCAAGGTAAAAAAGAGTCCTGGAGAATCGTCCGCAGCTGCGGGAAGCATCTCGATTTCCTTCTGTGTAGAagtccttgggggggggggaaggctgCCGCCGCTGCCGCTGCATTAAATAGTTATGTACATCGCAGAGAGTCCCAGGCCGTAGGCAGGCGGGGGAAGGGGGTCATTTCACCAGGGGCCGAGTTTTATCATCATCACCACACTGATGGGCTTTGTACTTTTTCACCTCTGCCATGTACTTGGCCCACGCGTCACCTTTACTTGTTAATACCTGTGGGTGGAGGGGCACATAAGGGTTGCAAGGGGATACCGAGGAGGCCAGGAACTGGGGTCAGGACTGTCCTGAGACAGctgacacccccccacacaccccacatcACCCTTAAAGTCCTGGGTTTGAGATAAAGATATGCAGACTCAATTTATCTGGGGATCCTGTTGAgagccctcctcccccacccagacaCCACATCCAAGGCCCCAGATGCtggacagagagggaaagggctCAGCAGCCAGGTACTGAGGCTGGAAGGGAAAGGCACCGAGGGTGgccccccacacccagcctgcTCACCTCATCCTCCGTCTTCTGCTTCTTGGCTACTATTCCCGTCTTGAGGGCTAGTTTGTTTCCGCCTCTGCGCTTGCCCACCTGGGTGAAGGGACAGAAGACTGCAACGGTTACAGGAGCCGGGCCCGCCCTTGGCGGCGCTGAGGCCCACTACACCTTCCTAGCCCGGCCCGGTGGCCCGTCCCGACGCCGCGCCTAGCTCCGCCAGCCGGCCGACCTGCGCAGCAATCAGAGAGGAGCACACGCGACTCTTAGCGCCTGCCCTGGGCCCATGATGCCCTGGCAGTCGTGGGCCCCTGGGCtgccctcccccaaaacaagaacCCCCACATCAGTGGGGACAGGCTGTCCTCACTCTCCAGGCTGAAGCCTCACCATCCCCTAGCAGGGACCACACAGGCAGCAACAGCTCCCTTTACTGAGCACTCACTGTATGCTAAGCTCTGTGCCAAGAACTTTGGATATATCATCCTTCACTTTCACAGCTGCCCTAAGAAGAAGGTTAcaaccatccccattttatagatgagggcaCATCGTTGAGAAGGAAGAGGGCTCTCCCTTGATTGGCAGCAAACAGTGGAACTAGATTCAGGGTCAGATGGGTCCAAGTCACAGAGCAGCATCCTTACCCACCAAACGATGCTGTCTTCCCTGCACGCAGCCTGGCCTCTTTAAGGGTGCCCCTCGATTGAGAATGAAAAAGGCAGTGACAACTACTGCTACTCCCACTCCCAAAGAGTCACTCAGCTTCCACCTCTGGTTCTTACACCAAGCCAGGAACCTAGGTCCTGACACTCTCCCTTCCTTCAACAGGAGTTCACTCTAGACCTCATCCTGGTCCTCCACCTTCTCCCACTGACTGAGCACTTTCTGTGTCCGTGGGCAGCAACAGGCATTACAGACATCATCTCATCTCTCCTCAGCCAGGCATCAAGTAACCTAGTAACCTGCGCTGCCAGGACTATCCCCAGACTTGGAGAGGTTAGATcacttgcccaaaatcacacTGTTAGAGCTAAGACTGGACCTCCAGTCTGTTACTCTCAAGTCAACACTTTTCTCCACACCACAGGGACTTGATCTCTGAACAAATTAATATCTGGGCTGTGAATTAGCTAtgtctttttctccccacccccctttttttggttATTAAAGAAACTTatcagtactatttttttttttaaacaggctctacacccagcgtggggtttgaactctagaccctgagatcaagagtcacatgttctactaagccagccaggcgcctccaGGGACTTGATCTCaataccaaaaacaaagcaagctcAGAGTTGACCATCAATATAGTTGCCATTTATTTAGCCTAGCGTTTCTTGACCTCACACTAGTGACATTTTGAGCTGGGTCATTTTTGCAGGCGGGGGGccatcctgtgcattgtaggactTGAGCAGCCACTCTCGTCTTTACTCAGAGATGTCaacagcacccctcccccaattctgacaaccaaaaatgtccccagactgCCAAATTAAGGGGGcttgggcaggggggagggtgtGTTCATTCCCAACTAAAAACCACTGGTGGTTTAGCCCTTCCTATAAGACAAACCCAGTACTAACCTCCGGGATGGCCTCACAGAACCCTCATCACATCACAAGACACGATGGTAACCATTTTTGCAAATGGGAAAATTCAGGGTAGGCCAGCCCAGACACTCCAGGAAAGCAACGATCTTGTCAGGTTCAACACGgcacacccagcacccagcacaatgTTTAGCATAAGGtatggtgctcaataaatggacACTGGACGAATGAGACTCATGGAAATAGAGCAAATATcctaaagtcacacagtaagCTCTGAGTCTCTAATCCACCCAGCCCAGATTACAGATTTGAATTTGCCCCTCTTCCCCATAGTGGGAGATGGTCCCATTATCCAAGTTTAAGTACCACTCAAATAGGAATCCCGGTATACTGATTTCCCCATCCCCGGAGCGCTGTTTAGAATGCAATTCCCTGGCTCCCGGTCCCCGCAGGCGGGCTCCGGGggtccccacccccgcccccagaccTCTCGTCGAGAATCCAGGTTCCGGATCCTCAGCGGGCGATCGGACGGCCCCCTCATCGGGGCCGGAGGGTGGACCTGGATCCCGATCCCCTTTCTCGGGCCCCGATTCCCTCTGCCAAGGCAGGCCCTggcgcccacccccacccccgcggcTCCTTACGAAGCTGAGCGTGGGGCCCGGGCCGCCCTTCCTCTTCAGATCCCCAGGgcccgcggcggcggcggcggcggcaggcTGGTCGGGTCGCGGCGGGCCCGGGGGCGGCTCCTCCTGCCGCTGCCGctgctcctcctccatcttccgCTTGAACAGCTCCAGGAAGCTGCCGTCGTTGGCGAACAAGTTCACACCACCCGACACCGGGCTAGAACCCGCGCCCGACGCTTCCTCGTCCCCGCTCTCGGGCGACGTCCCGGGCCCCGACTCAGCCCATCGGCTCCCGACACCGCCGCCGCCCGCGGGGCCCGGCGCCTCCCGACCCGGAGGCTCCGCCCGTCTCCCTCGGGCAGCCATTTTGTCGCCAGGTGCCGCGCAAAGGACTCCGGGAAGGCGGCTCCGGCCCGGCGCTTGGCGCCCGACTTGCCCCGTCCCGGGCAATGCATGCCGGGAAGAGCGGTCTGGCCCTCAAGCGTCCGCAGTAGGGGCGGAGTATAAGGGGCGGGGCGAATAAGGGGTAAAACCTGATGCCACGGGCCCGCCCAGCCAGCCACGCGAATTTTTATAATCCAGCTAGTTCTGGGCAGGCGTTACGCGCAGTCTCCCGGGGAATGGAACCATTGTCTGAGACTGGCTTTCCGGAGTGAGGTTCCCACTTGAAACTGGGGGCACGTTAGCTTTCCGGGGCTAGGATCCCCTTCTGGCACCAGGGATAATCTCTGCGAGGGAAAGGACCCCATCTGAGACTGTGTGTTCAATTGACACTTCCAAACCGACGTCCCGAACTCTACCTAGAGGGCATATTTAGCCTaagcgcgtgcgcgcgcgcgcgcacacacacacacacacccgactAGAAATGGGAATATCTCTGGTTTGGTTGGGTACCTGTCTCTGGGATTGAACTCTCATTTGGTAATGGGAATACAGCTGGCTCCGTGGAGTTGGGGTCCCCACCTGGTGTTATGGGCTGCAGTACTCAGATGAAGTCGTGGGTATTTTTAGGCTATAGTCTCTCTAAGGTTAAGAGTGTTCGCCAA contains the following coding sequences:
- the TRIR gene encoding telomerase RNA component interacting RNase isoform X2; this encodes MAARGRRAEPPGREAPGPAGGGGVGSRWAESGPGTSPESGDEEASGAGSSPVSGGVNLFANDGSFLELFKRKMEEEQRQRQEEPPPGPPRPDQPAAAAAAAGPGDLKRKGGGQAQRRKQTSPQDGNSSQEAEDGG
- the TRIR gene encoding telomerase RNA component interacting RNase isoform X1 — its product is MAARGRRAEPPGREAPGPAGGGGVGSRWAESGPGTSPESGDEEASGAGSSPVSGGVNLFANDGSFLELFKRKMEEEQRQRQEEPPPGPPRPDQPAAAAAAAGPGDLKRKGGPGPTLSFVGKRRGGNKLALKTGIVAKKQKTEDEVLTSKGDAWAKYMAEVKKYKAHQCGDDDKTRPLVK